Proteins encoded by one window of Vigna radiata var. radiata cultivar VC1973A chromosome 5, Vradiata_ver6, whole genome shotgun sequence:
- the LOC106760196 gene encoding uncharacterized protein LOC106760196, with translation MANAAEDFAQFGISKEEKDKLVGEVIRYVLFKTHHNSGCPIKRDELTQVVTKNYHQRSLPAFVINEAKDKLSSVFGYEMKELQRAQPSSKAQTRASQQSGADPKSYILISQLPPDVYEKYVVDAKTAHLSGFTFVVISIVHLAGGKIPEDNLWSQLRRMGLALDENEGSHPVFGNVKLALELLVQQRYLQKDRVNGPEGNTLYYELAERALDAPMNDRVKEYISQIVQDNTTVGAA, from the exons ATGGCGAATGCTGCGGAAGATTTCGCTCAATTCGGGATTTCAAAGGAG GAAAAGGATAAGCTTGTTGGGGAAGTGATTAGGTATGTGCTTTTCAAAACCCATCATAATTCAGGGTGCCCTATTAAGAGAGATGAACTCACTCAAGTCGTTACGAAGAACTACCATCAGCGTAGCCTTCCTGCCTTTGTTATCAATGAAGCTAAGGACAAGCTTTCCTCCGTATTTGGGTATGAAATGAAAGAGCTTCAAAGGGCACAACCTTCATCCAAAGCCCAAACTCGAGCATCCCAACAGA GTGGGGCAGATCCAAAATCATACATTCTCATAAGTCAACTTCCTCCTGatgtatatgaaaaatatgttgtggatgcaaaaacTGCTCATCTATCTGGATTCACTTTTGTCGTGATTAGTATTGTCCATCTTGCTGGTGGCAAAATTCCAGAAG ACAATCTATGGAGCCAATTAAGGAGGATGGGTTTGGctttggatgaaaatgaaggaAGTCATCCAGTCTTTGGAAATGTTAAGCTGGCATTGGAGCTTCTTGTTCAGCAAAG GTATTTACAGAAAGACAGAGTTAATGGTCCTGAAGGCAATACTCTATATTACGAGCTAGCTGAGAGAGCTTTAGATGCACCCATGAATGACAGGGTGAAGGAATACATCTCTCAG ATTGTACAGGATAATACTACAGTGGGTGCTGCCTAA